Genomic window (Blastocatellia bacterium):
TGCCATCCTTGCTGCTCTCATCGCCCGCGAGAGGCAGGGTCGCGGACAGTATATTGACCTGTCGCTTCACCATGCCGCCTTTTCCTTTGCGCTCCTGGGGCTGGCATCAGTCCTGGCAGGCGAAGAGTTTCCTGTGGGTGCAAAGCACCCGCTCAGCGGAGGCTTCCCCTGGTACACCCTCTATCGCACGCAGGACGGGAAATTTCTCGCCGTCGGAGCACTGGAACCAAAGTTCTGGCGACGACTGTGCGAGGTCCTGGGTCGGGAGGACCTTGCCGGGAAGCCGGTGAGCGATCCATCCGAGGCCGCAATGGTACGTGAGCAGCTTCAAGCGCTTTTTCTCTCCAAGCCACTGGCCGAGTGGCTTCACCACCTTAGTTCTCATGATGTCTGCGTTGAACCCGTTCTGTCGGTGAGTGAAGCGATGACTCATCCCCAGGCCGAGCACCGCCAGGTGACGACGGAAGTGCGGCAGAGTGACGGTCGCACTCTGGCTCAGCCGACGCCTCCCTATCGCCTGTCGGCAACGCCCGCCGGAATTCGCCGTCCGGCTCCTCGACTCGGCCAGGATACAGCCGCCCTTTTGCACGCGCTCGGTTATTCCCAACAGGACCTCGCCCAGCTCCAGGAGGCCGGGATCATTTGAGATGTCACCGGGGTGGATTGTGAAGATTGCGGGAAGGATTCTCTTTCGCCATGGGCTCGCGCTGCTCCTGGTCTTTTTCGTCTGTGGGGCATTGTGGAACCCGCGCGCCCCAAGCCAGTCCTCCGATCTCGGCCAGGGGCATTGTGACGACCCTCTTTTTCTCGAGCTGCGTCGCCTCACTCCCGCGACGGCCAGCGTCCCGATACATGGCGTAAAGCTTCGACGAGATGTTGCCACCCTCGCTTTTGAAGAAGGAACGTTTTACTTCCTCACACCGATTCGCGGCCGGGTCGTGGGAGCCGTCTTTATCGGCCAGGGGGTCTTTCGCCTCACGCCGCCGGTTGAAACCGAGAGGCGATTTCTCCGCCATCTCACTCAGTCCGAGGAGCTGATCGAGCCGTTCACTCAGGCGATTCTCTATTTCACCGACAAAACCTATGAGGAGCTGAAGGCGCAGGTGGAGATGAGCGATGCACCGCCGCCCCGTTCGGTGCGCGACGTTTTCAAGGAGCATCAACAGGTTGTTCGTCGGGAGCTGAAACAATCGGTCGAACTGCGACTCCTGGCCGATCTCTACACCCCGTCGCGTCCGGGTTTTTTCACGGCCTTTCTCAAAGGGAAGAACCTCCCCCGGCTCGCCTTCGGCGTTGATCCTCTGGGATTCGCCCCCTCGTTGCCGAGTCCCGAAGAGGTGGGAGTGGCCAGTTATGATGAGACGACCAAAGGAATTTGGTCGCTCTTTCATCGCCAGGAAGAATACGCGGCGGGGACCGCCTCGATGGACGAAGATCACCGGGAATACGACATCACCCACTATACGATTGATGCGACGATTGGCCGCAATGAGCGTCTGACGGCGCGAGCGGATGTGACGCTCGTCCCGCGTCAGGCGGGTTTGCGCGTGATCCGAATGATTCTTTTTCCCGCGCTACGCGTCAACGAGGTCAGGGACGGCCATGGTGCTACCCTCCCGTACATCCAAACGGACGAGGAGGAAGGAGGGGCCTTCGCGATCGTTTTACCGGAAGCGGTCCGCAAGGATGAACCCCTTCGATTCATCATCTCCTATAGCGGGCGGGGAGCGATTCAGCAGAGTGGGACGGGCACCTACCTGTTGCTGCCCGAGGCGCGATCCACCTGGTATCCCAATAACTGGCAGGTTGAGTTTGGTGATCGCGCCACGTTTGATCTCACCATTAGAGCGCCTCGGGGCGAAACCGTGGTGGCGACCGGAACTCTCGTCCGCCGGGAGCGCGAGGGAGACTATGACGTTTCTGTCTGGAGGTCGGAACATCCCGTCGTGGTCGCCGGGTTTAACTACGGGACCTTCAAGGTCCGCGAGCAGGATGATCACGGATTCCGAATCGAAGTTTACACCAATACATCCGAACCCGATGAGGTGAAGCAGATTCGACTTCTGGCCGAGCGGCTTGAGCAGCAGGGCGTCCGCCTTCCTCTCACACTGGGGACGCTCACGACCACGGGACTGGCGGAGCGTTCGCTGATCGAAGCGATCAACTCGATTCGCATCTTCAACGCCTATTTTGGGAGCAATCCCTACGGGCGCGTGGCGCTGTCACAGCAGCCGGCGGCCTTTTTCGGCCAAAGCTGGCCGATGCTCATCTATCTGCCATACACCGCGTTTCTCGATGGAACGCAGCGACGGTCTCTCGGTCTCCCGGTGCGCTTCTCCGAGTTCACCGATGTCGTCGGCCCCCACGAAATCGCCCATCAATGGTGGGGACATCTGATCGTCTGGAAGACCTATCGCGACCAGTGGCTGTCGGAAGGGTTCTCGGATTTTTCCGCATCGCTCTATCTTCAGTTGGCCTACGATCGCGATCCCGCCACGCGGTTGAACCGCTATCTGAAGTTCTGGCAGAGTCAACGGGAAGTGATAACGGAGAAAGCCCTGCTCGGCGTCATGCGGGCATCCCTTTCCCCCAATGGCGTGGGACCGCTTTCGCTTGGTGTGCGGTTGAACACGGGACGCACGTCGGGCGCCTACGAACGCCTGGCCTACGCCAAAGGGGCTTTCGTCCTCCACATGTTGCGGATGATGATGAATAATCCCCGCGCTTCCACCGGCCTCGGCGATGACCGCTTCATCGCCATGATGAAGGATTTCGTTCGCCGTTACATGCACAAGGCCGCGTCCACCGAGGACTTCCAGCGCGTCGTCGAAGCCCACATGACGCCGGACATGGACCTCGACGGCAACGGGCGCATGGACTGGTTTTTCCATCAATGGGTTCATGGCACGGACATCCCTCATTACACGCTGGAGTATAAGATCGAGCGGCGCGAGGGTAAAATCATCCTCACCGTCAAGATCACGCAGAGCAACGTATCGGATCGTTTCAAA
Coding sequences:
- a CDS encoding CaiB/BaiF CoA-transferase family protein, translating into MPVIGEQQETTTPPLSGVRILDLTRLLPGPYATMILADLGAEVIKIEEPSTGDPARYLPPISGDTGTVFLIVNRNKKSLTLNLKDPRGVRIFHQLAGTADVIVEGFRPGTTDRLGIGYATIEKLNPRIIYCSITGYGQTGPYRHRAGHDITYTALAGVLGLTSDTRGDPIVPGVLLADLGGALAAAIAILAALIARERQGRGQYIDLSLHHAAFSFALLGLASVLAGEEFPVGAKHPLSGGFPWYTLYRTQDGKFLAVGALEPKFWRRLCEVLGREDLAGKPVSDPSEAAMVREQLQALFLSKPLAEWLHHLSSHDVCVEPVLSVSEAMTHPQAEHRQVTTEVRQSDGRTLAQPTPPYRLSATPAGIRRPAPRLGQDTAALLHALGYSQQDLAQLQEAGII
- a CDS encoding M1 family aminopeptidase; amino-acid sequence: MSPGWIVKIAGRILFRHGLALLLVFFVCGALWNPRAPSQSSDLGQGHCDDPLFLELRRLTPATASVPIHGVKLRRDVATLAFEEGTFYFLTPIRGRVVGAVFIGQGVFRLTPPVETERRFLRHLTQSEELIEPFTQAILYFTDKTYEELKAQVEMSDAPPPRSVRDVFKEHQQVVRRELKQSVELRLLADLYTPSRPGFFTAFLKGKNLPRLAFGVDPLGFAPSLPSPEEVGVASYDETTKGIWSLFHRQEEYAAGTASMDEDHREYDITHYTIDATIGRNERLTARADVTLVPRQAGLRVIRMILFPALRVNEVRDGHGATLPYIQTDEEEGGAFAIVLPEAVRKDEPLRFIISYSGRGAIQQSGTGTYLLLPEARSTWYPNNWQVEFGDRATFDLTIRAPRGETVVATGTLVRREREGDYDVSVWRSEHPVVVAGFNYGTFKVREQDDHGFRIEVYTNTSEPDEVKQIRLLAERLEQQGVRLPLTLGTLTTTGLAERSLIEAINSIRIFNAYFGSNPYGRVALSQQPAAFFGQSWPMLIYLPYTAFLDGTQRRSLGLPVRFSEFTDVVGPHEIAHQWWGHLIVWKTYRDQWLSEGFSDFSASLYLQLAYDRDPATRLNRYLKFWQSQREVITEKALLGVMRASLSPNGVGPLSLGVRLNTGRTSGAYERLAYAKGAFVLHMLRMMMNNPRASTGLGDDRFIAMMKDFVRRYMHKAASTEDFQRVVEAHMTPDMDLDGNGRMDWFFHQWVHGTDIPHYTLEYKIERREGKIILTVKITQSNVSDRFKMLVPLYADFGKGRILRLGVARLTGNSSTETQLTLPQLPERVLLNAAEDVLSTQRIIRRD